In a genomic window of Pangasianodon hypophthalmus isolate fPanHyp1 chromosome 19, fPanHyp1.pri, whole genome shotgun sequence:
- the fndc4a gene encoding fibronectin type III domain-containing protein 4 isoform X2, which translates to MNLRADSATVTWEVPEGDIIIGFSVLQQKQDGHMQRFIREVNTTSRACVLWDLEEETDYIVQVQSIGLYGESQASKRVHFKTLKKSDRFPSNSSNQDDPTVEGLDKSRNLQTGEMIIIVVVLLMWAAVIALFCRQYDIIKDSDNSNSKEKVKPLSERSTPEHHSGGLLRSKFHQSVPSINIIEV; encoded by the exons ATGAATCTGAGAGCtgattcagccacagtgacctGGGAAGTTCCAGAGGGGGACATCATTATTGGCTTCTCAGTCCTACAGCAG AAGCAAGATGGCCACATGCAGCGGTTTATCCGGGAGGTAAACACCACCAGCAGGGCCTGTGTGCTTTGGGACCTTGAGGAGGAAACAGACTACATAGTCCAGGTCCAGTCTATCGGCCTGTATGGAGAAAGTCAGGCCAGCAAGCGTGTCCACTTCAAAACCCTCAAGAAGTCAGACCGCTTCCCTTCCAACAGCTCGAACCAAG aTGACCCAACTGTTGAAGGTCTGGACAAGTCTAGAAACCTGCAAACAGGAGAGATGATCATCATTGTGGTGGTGCTGCTTATGTGGGCAG CGGTCATCGCGCTCTTCTGCCGGCAGTATGACATCATCAAGGACAGCgataacagtaacagtaaagaGAAGGTGAAGCCGTTGTCTGAGAGGAGCACACCAGAGCACCACAGTGGAGGACTGCTCAGGAGCAAG TTTCATCAGTCTGTGCCATCTATCAACATCATAGAGGTCTAA
- the fndc4a gene encoding fibronectin type III domain-containing protein 4 isoform X1, producing MARLFLLLNSVALLLFGTDMFLVGANRPPAPVNVSVMNLRADSATVTWEVPEGDIIIGFSVLQQKQDGHMQRFIREVNTTSRACVLWDLEEETDYIVQVQSIGLYGESQASKRVHFKTLKKSDRFPSNSSNQDDPTVEGLDKSRNLQTGEMIIIVVVLLMWAAVIALFCRQYDIIKDSDNSNSKEKVKPLSERSTPEHHSGGLLRSKFHQSVPSINIIEV from the exons ATGGCTCGCCTCTTCCTTCTGCTTAACTCTGTCGCACTGTTGCTTTTTGgcactgacatgtttttggtcGGAGCAA ACCGCCCACCTGCTCCAGTCAACGTGTCAGTCATGAATCTGAGAGCtgattcagccacagtgacctGGGAAGTTCCAGAGGGGGACATCATTATTGGCTTCTCAGTCCTACAGCAG AAGCAAGATGGCCACATGCAGCGGTTTATCCGGGAGGTAAACACCACCAGCAGGGCCTGTGTGCTTTGGGACCTTGAGGAGGAAACAGACTACATAGTCCAGGTCCAGTCTATCGGCCTGTATGGAGAAAGTCAGGCCAGCAAGCGTGTCCACTTCAAAACCCTCAAGAAGTCAGACCGCTTCCCTTCCAACAGCTCGAACCAAG aTGACCCAACTGTTGAAGGTCTGGACAAGTCTAGAAACCTGCAAACAGGAGAGATGATCATCATTGTGGTGGTGCTGCTTATGTGGGCAG CGGTCATCGCGCTCTTCTGCCGGCAGTATGACATCATCAAGGACAGCgataacagtaacagtaaagaGAAGGTGAAGCCGTTGTCTGAGAGGAGCACACCAGAGCACCACAGTGGAGGACTGCTCAGGAGCAAG TTTCATCAGTCTGTGCCATCTATCAACATCATAGAGGTCTAA